A window of Candidatus Poribacteria bacterium contains these coding sequences:
- a CDS encoding CCA tRNA nucleotidyltransferase translates to MIPSIPEPILDLLHEIGEVGGKGTYLVGGFVRDLLLKRPSLDIDIVVEEDATRVANAMCQRWNGTLETHPQFGTATVTPADANLPKVDFVTARRETYQGAGTLPTVSRGTITDDLRRRDFSINALAMCLDTSAFGEIVDKTGGLEDLKTETIRVLHKHSFTDDPTRIFRAFRYAGRYGFSIPETDTVLMREALPVLAQLSGERIRNEIDRILIEKNASEIVAHLTRLDVWETISQGWNISTTFACDFKKAAQATAWISTHLKDEEFQPELVRWMAFFGIGTPIYQIEALSFRLVLEHQLQRLISRVQASQQQVSLEKVTHDTFAKLGISLSDAASVDQQSGKWRIVDPKNTATYVCGDGNLYRVETPLTAYKQLEQTLATVQETVKPSEIYQLLKSYPIEAFALGYVDTTLPKWKREKIKDYLFVLRKIEPFITGKDLIMLGEKPSKAFETRLWTLFAAQLDGEITKKEEAYSRLRTFV, encoded by the coding sequence ATGATACCCAGCATTCCTGAACCGATCTTGGATCTGTTACACGAAATTGGTGAGGTAGGTGGAAAAGGAACTTACCTTGTCGGTGGCTTCGTCCGGGACCTCCTTCTCAAACGACCGAGCCTCGATATTGACATCGTTGTGGAAGAAGATGCAACCCGCGTCGCGAACGCGATGTGTCAACGCTGGAACGGAACACTGGAAACACACCCACAATTTGGCACTGCAACCGTCACGCCTGCCGATGCTAACCTTCCTAAAGTGGATTTTGTTACCGCCCGTCGTGAAACTTATCAAGGTGCCGGGACGTTACCTACAGTATCACGAGGAACCATCACGGACGATCTGCGAAGACGCGACTTTTCGATTAACGCCTTGGCAATGTGCTTAGATACAAGCGCTTTTGGTGAGATCGTCGATAAAACCGGTGGTTTGGAAGACCTTAAAACCGAGACAATTCGGGTCCTGCATAAGCATAGTTTCACGGATGATCCGACGCGTATTTTTCGCGCTTTTCGGTATGCCGGACGCTACGGGTTTTCTATTCCTGAAACCGACACGGTTCTGATGCGGGAAGCACTCCCAGTCTTAGCACAACTCAGCGGTGAACGGATACGCAATGAGATTGATAGAATACTTATTGAAAAGAACGCATCGGAGATTGTAGCACACCTTACGCGACTCGATGTATGGGAAACTATCTCTCAAGGGTGGAATATATCGACGACGTTTGCATGTGATTTTAAGAAAGCAGCGCAAGCGACAGCCTGGATATCAACGCATCTTAAAGACGAAGAATTTCAGCCTGAACTGGTGCGTTGGATGGCATTTTTCGGAATCGGCACGCCGATATATCAGATTGAAGCACTCAGTTTCAGGTTGGTATTGGAACATCAACTTCAACGGCTCATCAGCCGGGTGCAAGCATCGCAACAACAGGTTTCGCTTGAAAAGGTGACACACGATACTTTTGCGAAACTCGGAATCTCATTGTCGGATGCTGCCTCCGTTGACCAACAAAGCGGGAAATGGAGGATTGTTGACCCAAAGAACACGGCAACTTACGTCTGTGGTGATGGAAATCTTTATCGGGTAGAAACACCGCTCACCGCTTACAAACAGTTGGAACAAACACTTGCGACGGTGCAGGAGACAGTGAAACCGAGTGAGATATATCAATTGCTAAAATCTTATCCGATTGAGGCATTCGCACTCGGTTATGTGGATACGACCTTGCCGAAGTGGAAACGCGAAAAAATAAAAGACTACCTTTTTGTTCTGCGGAAGATAGAACCGTTTATCACAGGAAAAGACTTGATAATGCTTGGCGAAAAACCGAGCAAGGCTTTTGAAACCCGACTTTGGACGTTGTTCGCGGCACAATTGGATGGAGAAATTACCAAAAAAGAGGAGGCATATTCCCGATTGCGGACCTTTGTATAG
- a CDS encoding cyclase family protein: MHLDFQNVLDLSYVVDEKSPCELPIDPAKIYDQATLEKDGYFESRIDTSGHYSTHMDAPCLMYPGGATIAEIPKEKLTGHAVLMDFSAIKKPNDAVTAEDVKAWIAENGDIPEGSIVFMRTGMDRFVYQDNFNREWIGFSEDAAEFLVEKGIKVIGTDACSIDSVAGHPPLHDGLPPAHLVFLGAGIPHVEDLCNLSQLPTHFYVVIAPLKLARSSGAPTRVFAFV; encoded by the coding sequence ATGCACCTTGACTTTCAAAACGTGCTGGATCTGTCTTATGTGGTCGATGAAAAGAGTCCATGTGAGCTGCCGATTGATCCTGCCAAAATTTATGACCAAGCGACACTGGAAAAAGATGGCTATTTTGAAAGCCGTATTGATACGTCCGGACACTACTCTACGCACATGGATGCCCCCTGCTTAATGTACCCGGGTGGCGCAACGATCGCCGAAATCCCAAAAGAGAAATTGACCGGACACGCCGTGTTGATGGACTTCTCCGCGATTAAGAAACCAAATGACGCTGTGACCGCAGAGGATGTTAAGGCATGGATAGCCGAAAATGGCGATATTCCAGAAGGCAGCATCGTCTTTATGCGGACAGGTATGGACAGATTCGTCTATCAGGACAACTTCAACCGAGAGTGGATCGGCTTTAGTGAAGACGCTGCCGAATTCCTCGTCGAAAAAGGCATAAAGGTCATCGGGACAGACGCGTGCAGTATTGATTCTGTGGCAGGGCATCCACCCTTGCACGACGGTTTACCACCAGCACATCTCGTTTTTCTCGGTGCGGGTATCCCGCATGTTGAGGATTTGTGCAATTTGAGCCAATTGCCGACGCATTTCTATGTGGTAATTGCCCCGCTAAAGTTGGCGCGCAGTTCTGGGGCACCGACGCGCGTCTTTGCCTTCGTATAG
- a CDS encoding inositol-phosphate phosphatase, giving the protein MSQFLTVALEAAKNAEEIITAYYAGDAMKVEMKADETPVTLADRGAEKVIRETIKQAFPDHGFLGEEYGIEEGDSPYVWIIDPIDATKNYIRKIPIFGTQIALMKGEELILGVSNAPLLNELLYAEAGKGAFLNGEPITVSSVTQPKDAMVCHGGLKWFVEKGTFPGIYDLINDAARTRGFGDFYMYHLVASARADAVVEAAISIWDIAAITVIVREAGGKITDIQGQAITKDTVSLIATNGVLHNTVLDYFNSP; this is encoded by the coding sequence ATGAGTCAATTTTTAACCGTCGCGTTGGAAGCGGCGAAAAACGCTGAAGAAATCATCACCGCTTACTATGCCGGCGATGCCATGAAGGTGGAAATGAAAGCCGACGAAACGCCCGTCACGCTCGCCGATAGAGGGGCGGAAAAAGTCATCCGTGAGACCATCAAACAGGCGTTCCCCGACCACGGGTTCTTAGGCGAGGAATATGGCATTGAAGAAGGAGATTCCCCTTATGTTTGGATCATTGATCCGATTGATGCCACAAAGAATTACATCCGAAAAATTCCGATCTTCGGCACACAGATTGCCTTGATGAAAGGCGAAGAACTCATCCTCGGCGTTTCCAACGCACCACTTTTGAATGAACTGCTCTACGCCGAAGCAGGGAAGGGTGCTTTCTTGAACGGCGAACCGATAACCGTTTCCAGTGTAACGCAACCCAAAGACGCAATGGTATGCCACGGTGGACTGAAGTGGTTTGTAGAAAAAGGCACTTTTCCCGGGATTTACGATCTCATCAACGACGCCGCACGCACCAGAGGGTTCGGCGATTTCTACATGTATCATCTCGTGGCATCTGCGAGAGCGGATGCTGTCGTTGAAGCGGCGATCAGTATTTGGGACATCGCCGCCATCACTGTTATTGTGAGGGAAGCGGGTGGGAAAATAACAGATATACAAGGACAAGCCATTACGAAAGATACCGTGTCTCTCATAGCAACAAATGGAGTTCTGCATAACACCGTATTGGATTATTTCAATAGTCCTTGA
- a CDS encoding lipase maturation factor family protein, with protein sequence MQSQSSKPLLVYDNACDFCRYWIAQWQHVTGDRVDYAPYQEVATQFPEIPLSAFESSVQLILQNGTVLSGAEAVLRALNNGLFLWCYYRLPGFASVSEGVYRFIAHHRPFFSAMTRWLWGTHTERTAFCFSRWLFLRGLGCIYLIAFVSLWIQIHGLVGSNGILPADQYVEAVRQQIGTEGYFLVPTLFWLNASDACLNFLCAGGVMLSLVLIAGFVPTFALVGLWTFYLSLVAVGQVFLSFQWDVLLLEAGFLAIFFAPLQLRERFTRASQPSAAFLWLFRWLLFRLMFASGFVKLASDEVWRNLTALNFHYETQPLPTSLGWYVHQLPEWFQKVSVIGMFAAELGIPFLIFAPRRLRNAGCIGFVGLQALIILTGNYCFFNLLTIALCLLLIDDVTWKGLLPKRLMPTIRFIERPLHRYNRRIGIATVATLLLLLSGIRFGGQLFREIRFPDVAWIAPFRSVNTYGLFADMTESRPEIIVEGSNDRIAWETYQFRWKPGNLDVAPKWVAPHQPRLDWQMWFAALQGSYQRTPWFLNFMGALLQGKPEVLQLLAENPFPNAPPQYVRATLYEYRFTDLATKRSEGVWWHREWKRIYCPAISLR encoded by the coding sequence ATGCAATCACAAAGCAGCAAACCCCTCCTTGTTTACGATAACGCCTGCGACTTTTGCCGATATTGGATTGCCCAGTGGCAGCACGTCACCGGTGACCGCGTTGACTATGCACCTTACCAAGAGGTAGCAACACAATTCCCAGAGATACCCCTTTCAGCGTTTGAGAGCTCAGTCCAGTTAATACTTCAGAATGGGACGGTTTTAAGCGGGGCAGAGGCTGTCTTACGCGCTTTGAACAACGGTCTGTTTCTCTGGTGTTACTACCGTTTGCCGGGGTTCGCGAGCGTGTCCGAAGGAGTCTACCGTTTCATTGCACACCATCGTCCGTTTTTCTCCGCGATGACGCGATGGTTATGGGGAACACACACAGAGAGAACAGCGTTCTGTTTTTCGAGGTGGCTGTTCCTGCGTGGACTCGGTTGTATCTACCTCATCGCTTTTGTGTCCTTGTGGATCCAGATTCACGGACTCGTTGGGAGCAATGGGATTTTGCCAGCAGATCAGTATGTGGAGGCTGTCCGTCAGCAAATTGGGACAGAAGGCTACTTCCTCGTTCCGACGCTTTTCTGGTTGAACGCCTCGGATGCCTGCCTCAATTTCTTGTGCGCGGGTGGTGTGATGCTGTCCTTGGTCTTAATCGCGGGGTTTGTCCCCACATTCGCCTTAGTCGGTTTGTGGACGTTTTATCTGTCGCTTGTAGCAGTCGGACAAGTTTTTTTGAGTTTCCAATGGGATGTCTTGCTCTTAGAGGCAGGCTTTCTGGCAATCTTCTTCGCGCCATTGCAACTACGGGAAAGGTTCACACGAGCGTCTCAGCCCTCAGCGGCGTTTTTATGGCTTTTCCGTTGGCTTCTGTTCCGCCTGATGTTTGCCTCCGGGTTCGTTAAACTCGCCAGTGACGAGGTGTGGCGGAACCTGACGGCTCTCAATTTCCATTATGAAACACAACCGTTGCCGACATCGTTAGGATGGTATGTGCATCAGTTACCGGAATGGTTCCAGAAAGTCTCGGTCATCGGCATGTTCGCGGCTGAACTGGGCATCCCGTTCCTGATATTTGCACCGCGACGTTTAAGGAATGCCGGATGTATTGGATTCGTCGGTCTGCAAGCCCTCATCATCTTAACGGGGAACTACTGTTTTTTCAACCTATTGACAATTGCGCTATGCCTCCTATTGATTGACGATGTGACGTGGAAAGGTCTGCTCCCGAAACGATTAATGCCTACGATTCGCTTCATCGAACGACCTCTCCACCGATATAATAGACGTATCGGCATAGCGACCGTGGCAACGCTTCTCTTACTGCTGAGCGGCATCCGGTTCGGTGGACAACTCTTCAGAGAGATAAGGTTTCCAGATGTTGCTTGGATCGCGCCGTTTCGGAGTGTGAACACCTACGGACTCTTCGCGGATATGACGGAATCGCGCCCGGAAATTATCGTTGAAGGTAGCAATGATCGGATCGCATGGGAAACTTACCAATTTCGGTGGAAACCCGGAAACTTGGATGTTGCGCCAAAATGGGTTGCGCCGCATCAACCACGCCTCGATTGGCAGATGTGGTTTGCTGCCTTACAAGGCAGTTATCAAAGGACACCGTGGTTCCTCAATTTCATGGGAGCACTGCTACAAGGCAAGCCTGAAGTGCTACAATTGTTGGCAGAAAACCCGTTCCCAAACGCGCCGCCACAGTATGTCCGTGCAACCCTCTACGAGTATCGCTTTACGGATCTCGCAACGAAACGCTCGGAAGGCGTGTGGTGGCACCGCGAATGGAAGCGAATTTATTGTCCCGCAATTTCACTCCGTTAG
- a CDS encoding DegT/DnrJ/EryC1/StrS family aminotransferase: MSNPLAISGGTPVRNIESQPWSSWPLTTTEEWESKVEPLLREVYLSADEGSGGTMIERFGAQYAQYSGTNYALFMPHGTDSISAALAAALDLDGFSDGGEVIVPNYTFVATASAVLERRCTVVFVDISPDTFTIDPKAVEAAIGPETRAILPVHLGGHPADMGALREIARCHNLAIIEDCAQAHGAEYQTKKVGALSDVGAFSFQASKNLTSGEGGMVTTNDKDIHDRVCAFMNVGRAPGGARWEYPRLGWNYRPSEYLAAILLVRLELLATQTDLRNRNATYLSNALRAIDGITPPKLAPWVTKHGYHLYCLKYDPQGFGGKSRQEFVDALSAEGIPCSIGYRSPLSEEPGMAHVAKKYPHLIRSLPCPNAASVCEQSVWLFQNLFLSSETDMDQIVEAISKIHQAWC, from the coding sequence ATGTCTAACCCATTAGCGATTTCAGGCGGCACGCCTGTCCGAAATATAGAAAGCCAGCCGTGGTCCTCATGGCCACTGACCACGACTGAAGAGTGGGAGTCAAAAGTTGAGCCGCTGCTCCGTGAAGTGTACCTGAGTGCGGATGAAGGCTCCGGTGGCACGATGATTGAACGTTTTGGTGCGCAATATGCACAGTATTCTGGAACCAATTACGCCCTCTTTATGCCACACGGGACCGATTCCATCAGTGCCGCTTTAGCTGCCGCGCTGGATCTTGATGGATTTAGCGATGGTGGCGAGGTTATCGTCCCGAACTATACTTTCGTCGCAACCGCAAGCGCCGTGTTGGAACGCCGATGCACCGTTGTATTTGTGGACATCTCACCGGACACCTTCACGATCGATCCGAAAGCAGTGGAGGCGGCTATCGGTCCAGAAACGCGGGCGATTCTGCCCGTTCATCTCGGTGGACACCCGGCAGATATGGGGGCTTTACGAGAGATTGCCCGATGCCATAACCTCGCAATTATTGAGGACTGTGCACAGGCACACGGGGCGGAATATCAGACGAAAAAGGTCGGGGCACTCAGCGATGTCGGCGCGTTTAGTTTCCAAGCCTCAAAGAATCTGACTTCCGGTGAAGGGGGTATGGTTACCACAAACGACAAAGATATTCACGATCGGGTCTGTGCCTTCATGAATGTCGGACGCGCGCCCGGTGGAGCGCGATGGGAGTATCCGCGACTCGGATGGAACTACCGTCCCTCAGAGTATCTCGCTGCAATATTACTCGTCCGATTGGAACTGTTAGCGACACAAACCGATCTCCGCAATCGAAACGCAACCTATCTCTCTAACGCTTTGAGAGCGATTGACGGTATCACACCGCCGAAACTTGCCCCGTGGGTTACCAAACACGGGTATCATCTCTACTGCTTGAAGTATGACCCCCAAGGATTTGGCGGTAAATCGCGACAGGAATTTGTGGACGCACTGTCCGCCGAAGGCATTCCGTGTTCTATCGGGTACCGTTCCCCGCTTTCGGAAGAACCCGGAATGGCACACGTCGCGAAGAAATACCCGCACCTCATCCGATCGTTGCCGTGCCCAAACGCAGCATCCGTCTGTGAGCAGAGCGTGTGGCTTTTCCAAAATCTCTTCCTCAGTTCAGAAACCGATATGGATCAGATTGTGGAAGCTATCTCCAAAATTCATCAGGCATGGTGTTAA
- a CDS encoding cache domain-containing protein, translating into MRNFLLILLIIGFAAICLTGCERPMTKPMMDAVTPTDMPTMDDPETFAMTLVQGAVDLYKTEGREAIIAYHNSPASINGQWYVFITDENNIYLAHPVKPEFVGRDITQIPGIDGTLIGVEIAMATSDGRWTEYLWPNPETNKLEQKRTWSIRHDGYLFAAGYYEPWGPDPATLPAVSKEDPAAFTYAIILAAIARYEFEGLEATATYYNDPANIDGQWYVFITGEHDTFVAHAPRPDFVGTDLKDVIGPDGSPVGVNIAKATGIGLWIEHLWPNPESGEVESKRTWAIRHDGYIFGSGYYEPASEETTP; encoded by the coding sequence TTGAGAAATTTTCTGCTAATACTACTGATTATAGGGTTCGCCGCAATCTGCCTTACGGGTTGTGAGCGACCTATGACAAAACCGATGATGGATGCCGTCACACCGACTGATATGCCGACAATGGATGACCCAGAGACGTTTGCAATGACCTTGGTTCAAGGTGCAGTCGATCTTTACAAAACAGAGGGTCGCGAGGCAATAATAGCCTACCACAACAGTCCTGCGAGTATTAATGGACAGTGGTATGTGTTTATTACAGATGAGAACAATATCTATCTCGCGCATCCGGTGAAACCTGAATTCGTCGGTAGAGATATAACCCAGATTCCTGGAATTGATGGCACACTTATCGGTGTTGAGATTGCCATGGCGACGAGCGATGGACGCTGGACCGAGTATCTGTGGCCCAATCCTGAAACTAACAAATTAGAACAGAAACGCACGTGGTCCATCCGACACGATGGCTATCTCTTTGCCGCTGGATATTATGAACCGTGGGGTCCGGATCCCGCAACGCTTCCAGCGGTCTCGAAAGAGGATCCAGCGGCATTTACGTATGCTATCATATTGGCGGCAATTGCGCGCTATGAATTTGAAGGACTCGAAGCGACAGCAACTTATTACAACGATCCAGCCAATATTGATGGACAGTGGTATGTGTTCATCACTGGTGAACATGATACGTTTGTCGCGCATGCGCCAAGACCAGACTTCGTAGGGACTGACCTTAAGGATGTTATAGGTCCTGATGGATCACCGGTTGGTGTAAATATTGCAAAAGCGACTGGCATCGGTCTCTGGATTGAGCACCTGTGGCCCAACCCTGAAAGTGGCGAGGTAGAGTCGAAACGCACATGGGCAATACGACACGACGGCTACATCTTCGGGTCTGGGTACTACGAACCCGCATCCGAAGAAACTACGCCATAG